A region from the Dendropsophus ebraccatus isolate aDenEbr1 chromosome 1, aDenEbr1.pat, whole genome shotgun sequence genome encodes:
- the LOC138779201 gene encoding DNA damage-regulated autophagy modulator protein 1-like — protein MEVPVIWVIWNLWGLYVLVLLTVLSGHNRKPFISDTGIQPPESVVYTAVFLVSSILGPGVAFLHYKFMIHRSEPSEKRFIIGQRILFTIGWIVCIGNSVNAVFSMRSNHTAHRIGAGTAFVDMATYNFCQAVCLYNRSYGSRLMCHVRLAAALVTNVILILRK, from the exons ATGGAGGTGCCTGTGATCTGGGTGATCTGGAATCTATGGGGCCTCTATGTCCTGGTTCTCCTGACCGTCCTCTCCGGACACAACAGGAAGCCGTTCATCAG TGACACGGGAATACAGCCCCCGGAGTCAGTGGTGTATACAGCCGTATTCCTGGTATCCTCCATCCTAG GACCTGGCGTCGCTTTCCTCCATTATAAGTTCATGATCCATCGGTCTGAACCATCGGAGAAGCGATTTATCATCGGCCAGAGAATCCTATTTACCATCGGATGGATCGTGTGCATCGGGAACTCTGTGAACGCCGTATTTTCA ATGAGAAGCAATCACACAGCCCACAGGATCGGCGCAGGAACGGCCTTTGTTGACATGGCAACTTACAACTTTTGCCAAGCTGTTTGCCTGTACAATAGATCTTACGGCAGCCGCTTGATGTGCCACGTCAGACTGGCCGCAGCCTTGGTGACCAACGTGATTCTTATTCTGCGGAAGTAA